The following are from one region of the Tolypothrix sp. PCC 7712 genome:
- a CDS encoding plasmid mobilization protein, whose product MQPDPRTNLSNQLADTLNNRIVEPDTKREITITFRVSTTEKARLEQRCSGVVQSDYIRARLFDYALPQPKLTIPEVNRQAIYELKKIGNNLNQQTRAINEAVKIGSQPLTSDVQEYLQTIKELTALLEQTHASLSQPISDED is encoded by the coding sequence ATGCAACCAGACCCCCGCACCAACCTTAGTAATCAACTAGCAGACACACTAAACAATCGGATAGTAGAGCCAGATACAAAGCGAGAAATAACCATCACCTTTAGGGTAAGCACTACCGAGAAAGCCAGGCTAGAGCAACGGTGCAGTGGAGTGGTGCAAAGTGATTATATAAGAGCAAGGTTATTTGATTATGCCCTGCCACAACCCAAGCTGACTATCCCCGAAGTTAATCGCCAAGCCATCTACGAACTAAAAAAGATTGGTAATAACCTCAACCAACAAACCAGAGCCATCAACGAAGCCGTAAAAATTGGTAGCCAACCTCTAACCAGCGATGTGCAAGAATACCTGCAAACAATCAAAGAACTAACAGCCCTATTAGAACAAACTCACGCCAGCTTATCTCAGCCCATCTCAGACGAGGACTAA
- a CDS encoding relaxase/mobilization nuclease domain-containing protein has product MITKVQANKSFRGTTKYVLEKEQAQIIGGNMYGSTTDKLVEQFTLSAHLNPQLKDPCYHLMLSVPKTDRSLNDDELANLSQRHLANVIVLSRLKGEEAQVKQPDKRISDTKLNQLVDEFIETELPAYDFFIARHSDKKHDHTHIVRTLAKVFCGIIKGLTICN; this is encoded by the coding sequence ATGATTACCAAAGTTCAAGCTAATAAATCATTTCGCGGTACTACTAAATACGTACTAGAGAAAGAGCAAGCCCAGATTATTGGCGGCAATATGTACGGCTCTACTACCGATAAACTGGTTGAACAGTTCACTTTATCAGCTCACCTTAACCCCCAACTAAAAGACCCCTGCTACCATCTAATGCTGTCAGTGCCAAAAACTGACAGAAGCCTAAATGATGACGAATTAGCTAATCTCTCTCAACGCCATCTCGCTAACGTCATTGTCCTATCCCGTCTTAAAGGAGAAGAAGCCCAAGTAAAACAACCAGATAAAAGAATATCTGACACCAAACTAAACCAGCTAGTTGATGAATTTATAGAAACCGAACTACCAGCTTATGACTTCTTCATAGCCCGACATTCTGACAAAAAACACGACCACACCCATATCGTTAGAACTCTTGCAAAAGTCTTTTGTGGTATAATTAAGGGTTTGACAATTTGCAATTAG
- a CDS encoding IS5-like element IS702 family transposase, with translation MKIEKAKQLTARKFKRMSGVSRQTFNYMVDVVKADEKKKKKPGRRPKLIIEDQVLMVIQYWREYRTYYHIGLDWGLSESAVCRTVYKIENILISSRKFSLPGKKELLKMPSQENLVVMDVTESPIERPKKSQKKFFSGKAGEHTLKTQLVIHQKTSQIICLGHGKGRIHDFRLFKTSGVKFSELLKVIADKGYQGITKIHKLSETPIKKPKGKKLAKEQKEYNRELNRLRIVVEHVNRRLKIFNILSNQYRNRHRRFGLRSNLIAGIYNYELALKA, from the coding sequence GTGAAAATAGAGAAAGCTAAACAGCTTACTGCGAGAAAATTTAAGCGCATGAGTGGAGTAAGCCGTCAAACCTTTAATTATATGGTTGATGTAGTTAAAGCTGATGAAAAAAAGAAAAAAAAGCCAGGTCGCCGTCCTAAACTAATTATTGAAGACCAAGTTTTAATGGTGATACAATATTGGAGAGAATACCGCACTTATTATCATATTGGGTTAGATTGGGGGCTGTCAGAATCCGCAGTATGTCGAACAGTATATAAAATTGAGAACATTTTAATTAGTTCAAGAAAGTTTAGTTTACCAGGAAAGAAAGAACTCTTAAAGATGCCATCACAAGAAAATTTAGTTGTGATGGATGTGACTGAAAGCCCAATTGAAAGACCCAAGAAAAGTCAAAAGAAATTTTTTAGCGGTAAAGCTGGAGAACATACTTTAAAAACCCAGTTAGTGATTCACCAAAAAACTAGCCAAATTATCTGTTTAGGGCATGGTAAAGGAAGAATCCATGATTTTCGACTATTTAAAACCAGTGGTGTCAAGTTTAGTGAATTACTAAAAGTAATAGCGGATAAAGGCTATCAAGGGATTACCAAAATTCATAAATTAAGTGAAACACCGATTAAGAAACCAAAAGGAAAAAAGTTAGCTAAAGAACAAAAGGAATATAACCGAGAACTGAATCGATTAAGAATCGTTGTCGAACACGTTAATCGTCGTCTAAAGATTTTCAATATTTTATCTAACCAATATCGTAATCGTCATCGCAGATTTGGTTTAAGGTCTAATTTGATTGCCGGAATCTACAATTATGAATTAGCTTTAAAAGCTTAA